The nucleotide window tgttaaccttccaatcagtaacctcaacaggttcttcagtaaagtggagtgtgtcgtcaatgtggACTTTATCGGCATGAATGACaactgtttcttgagttggactctttttcagattagatacatgaaatgtatcatgaactccattcagttctgcgggtagatccaacttgtaagctacaagaccaatcctctctaggattttgaacggtccaatgtatcttgggttcaacttcccacgcttcccaaagcatgctacacccttccagggtgagacctttagtaaaaccatatctcccacttgaaactcCAATGGTTTCCTCCTTTGGTCcacatagctcttttgtcgatcacgagccaccttgatgcgctctcggatctttATAATCTTATATGTCGTTTCTTGAACTAATTCGGGACCaacaagctgtctatcacccgcgtctgcccagcataacggtgatcgacacttgcgtccataaagagcttcaaacggAGCAGCTTGTATGCTcgcatggtaactgttgttgtacgagaactctaccaaaggtaggtgagtgtcccaactgccacccaaatccattacgcaagctcgcaacatatcttctagcgtttgaatCGTTAGTTCACTCTGGTCGTCTGTCTGTGGGTGAAAAGCACTACTCAGATTTATCAGAGAACCAaaggcttcttggaaggattgccaaatccttgatacaaatcttccgtctctatcagaaataatcgagataggcactccatgtcgCGCAACTATCTCTCTGAGGTACAGCCCAGCAAGCTTACTAgtgttgtctttttccttgattggcaaaaagtgtgcagatttcgtcagacggtctacgattacccaaatcgtgtcatgacctctgggtgtctttggtaactttgttataaaatccatttAAATCTGCTCCCagttccacatgggtatttcgggttgttgcagaagacctcaaggcttctgatattcggcctttaccttggcacaagtcaaacatttgccaacatatgtTGCAACATCACCTTTTAATCTCGGCCACCAGTAAAAATcatttaaatcttggtacatcttatccgatcctggatggatcgagtactgcgacttgtgagcttcatcgaaaattacttctctcaaaccaccaaataggggaacccaaattcttcccatgaaacacaatgttccttcctcattgggtactaactgtttctccatcccacggagatattcatcTAGAAGATTTTCCTTCTTAAGAGCTTCTCGCTGCGtagcacgaatgcgcaatgagaagtctgtttgaattatcatttccaaagccctaacccttatgggcttaatcatTTCTTTCTGACTGAAGGCGTCTGCTACGACATTCgtcttccctgggtgatacttgatttcacaatcataatcatttaacggctctacccatcggcgttgtctcGTATTAAGCTCTTCCTGATCGAATATATGCTgtaagctcttatgatctgtaaagatcgtgcatcgggtgccatacaagtaatgtcgccagatctttaatgcaaacaccaccgcgcctaattccaaatcatgcgtggtgtaattATTCTCATGGATCTTCAACCGGCGTgaagcataggctataaccttctgtcgctgcatcagcacgcagcctaaaccttgacgcgaggcgtcgcaatataccacgaagtcatcagtgccttcgggtagggataaaaTCGGTGCATCGCAAAGCTTGCTTTTCAGCAACTGAAAGGCTTCCTCTTGTTTATCTCACCATTCATACTTCTTGTCCTTTTGAGTATGggaggtcaaaggttgagcgattttcgaaaaatcctcaataaatctgcggtaataaccagccaaacctaggaactgacgtatctcagttggcgtcttcggagtctcccaattcttgatcgcctcgatctttgtgggatccacatcaATTCCATCTTCGTTTACCACGTGACCAAGGAACTGAAACTCacgcaaccagaactcgcactttgagaacttcgTGTACAATTTCTCTTTCTTGAGCAGCTCTAAGATAGCTCttagatgttgctcatgttcctccttcatcttcgaataaatcaaaatatcgtcgataaacacaatcacaaatttatcgagatatggcttgcagactctattcatcaaatccataaatactgctggcgcgttggtcaaaccaaacggcataaccaggaactcgtagtgtccatatcgagttctaaaggcagtctttggaatactttcctcttgtattctcaactggtgataacctgatcgaagatcgatcttggagtagaaactcgaaccttgtagttgatcgaacaggtcatcaatccttggcaaaggataccgattcttaatggtcaacttgttcagctcgcggtagtcgatgcacatgcctccttcttcttaacaaacagcactggagctccccaaggcgagaagcttggtttgataaatcctttgtccaaaagctcctgaagttgtgtcgacaactcctgcatttctgaaggtgcaagtcgatagggtgccttagctacaggcgcgacgcctggaactaattcaatgtggaattcgacttgtcgcgGCGGCGGCAATCCTGGAAAGTCTTCGGtgaagacttcaggatactccCTAACAACTGGGATATCTTCCAGCTTTGGCTCAGCGGCctccttatccacgatgtgtgccaagaaggcaacacctCCTTTCCGCAAACACTTTCGAGCCTTCAAACAACTGACGATCCTTAGGGGCGTATCATGCTTCTCTCCATGCAATATAATTGTCTCTCCATTCGCCAtcggaatgcgaatgatcttctcgtgacATACGATCTCTGCTcggttgcttgacaaccaatccattccgactaccacgtcaaagcttcccaactcgactggtagaagatcaagcgtaaactcgtgctctcccagttctatcacgcaacctctaatcacttcattcgcttctactagctttccattggctagttctatcgagtacggaatatctagctTACTAGCTACCAACCCaaacatattcttaaattctagggatacaaagctataatcggccccagtatcaaacagtacagatgcaaagcgttggttgatagggaacgtacAAGTAACTACGTTCGGATCTTGGCGAGCTTCCCTCGCTTcgatgttgaaaacccttccatGAGCTTGGTTGATTTTCgggcattcacgcttgaagtgcccAATATCTCCACAGTTAAAGCAACCTGTTCCCTGATCGTTGTCTTTTCCATTACCACCTTGATTGTTGTTTGCTCCACGGTTTCCACTACCAGCTTGATTCCCAAAATTACCATGATTACCATTACCGCCATTTCTTCTTTGAGGGCGGTTTCCATACCCATTTCCACCACAGTTATTGCTTCCATTACCATAACCTCTCTGACTACCACGACCAGTACCAACCAAGCACGTCTCCTTTGAATGACCAACCTTTCCACAAGACTCGCATTTTTCAGCTCGGCATCGTCCATTGTGATTCAATTGACACGCATTGCATTTGGGCAaggtgcccatgtatccttttcctttgTTTTCAGCACCAGTCTTGACCTCGACTGGTGGGTTCACATCCTTCTTCTTGTTAGCACTGCTGGTACCCTTcttgaagtttgagaacttccttttgttctcaccggacgactcaacgtgagtctccttcttcttctggTCAGAGATCGAGAACTTGTTCaacctgattgcctcttcagttAGTGCTACACTTAGATCGATAGCCTCGGTGATTGTAGCAGGCTTTGACGTTGTCACCGTACTCATAATTTGAGGTGCCAACCCCCAAATAAAACGCTCAATGCGCTTGAATTCTGGATcaaccatgtaaggaacgatGCGAGATAAGTCgtgaaatctctgcacatattcaaCAATCTTCGGACCATCCATCTTGaggttccagaactcagtttctaacTTTTGAATCTCAGCCCTTGAGCAGTACTTCTTTCGCATGAGTTCTTTCATTTCATCCCACGACATGGCATAAGCAACCACTTCTCCCAAGGTCtggacttggagattccaccaggataACGCTCCATCTAAGAACAATCTAGAGATGTAGGTGACCTGGTGCTccggagcacacttgctcattcttaTCACAGAATCGGTTTTCTCCGTTCATCTGACAAAAGCTACACCAACCCCGGTGCCGTCAAAATTCAGAGGCTTACAGtctaggaactgcttataggtacaACCATGAGATGCGTTGTTTCCGGAGGTACCCCCGCTATGTTCAGAGCGCAGGGCCTCGTGTTGTGCTATCGCTCGTGAAATCCATTCTTGTAACTCAGCCTCTATTGTGGGCAATCGAGTTTCTcttcgtggaggcatcttctataagaagATCGCATCGGTCAGGTCATAATATGTATAGTAAGTACATGGAATGCACACGTAATAATATTTATCAACGCAAGTAAACACATAACATCCCAATCATAACGTAAACAAGTAATTCAACAATGTATGTAATGAGAATGTTGCGATTGAGCTTTCATATATCAATGACCACaaatacagttttacatgttctACAATGTACCATACATCAAAAGGGACTACAGGGTCACATCACCCTTGTCCAAATCGTCTATCAACCTACAACAGTCAAAAGTCAAAAAGTGGTCTTTAAAAGGCTGTGCAATCTGGGCTCAGTAGCGACACTCTCACCAAAAGTATGCTAcctgcataaaaccaaaaacctgctatgctgatggtggaggaggaggaggtggaggaacgaAAAACAAACTGCGCACATGCCCTAACTCCTCCTCAAGAGCATAAACGGTGCGCAATAGATAACTAATCTGCTGCTCCATGGTAAGAAAACGAACGTCATAATCTGGGTATGGCAGAAGAGGAGCAGGTGGAGTCGCGAAAGGTGACTGACATGTACAAGGTGGAGGACGTGGAATCCTCTCAAGATCCATGACTCTACGACACAACATCTCCTGCTGAAGCTGCAAAGACAGGAGTAAATCATCCCTCGTGTAACCAGTGTAATGTGAAGGATGGTATGGATCAGAAACAGGCATAGTGTTCGGCGGAAACCAAATGAGTGGCTCGCCTGATGGTGTAGAAGTGAAAGGAGTAGTATGTGCAAACTGTGGCATGAAGGGAAAAGCTGCTGACACAGGTGGAACATGGCCAGACGGGCTGGCTAGACGGTCCTTCCCCCGGACGGGGTAGAGGGATATCCTGTAAGAATGTGATCAGCACATGTGGATGAAACGGAGCAATATCAACAGGTGCATGTGTAGGTGCAGGTGCAGGTGGGGGAGTAACAGGCTTAACAAAAGGAGGCAAGTCATCATCGTCCTCTATCCACCCATTGCGGGTGAATGCGTAACGGGGATCTATCCGATCAGCAAAAGGAGCATGGTCAGCGGCTGCAGGGATCGGATCGGGTATAAGGGGTGCAACAACAGGTATGCCAACAGTTacagggtcatgctcaggcaGAGGATCATGAGCAAGTATAGGCTCGGGTGCAAGCATAGGCTCTGGGTAAGCTGGTGCCAGCTCAAGATCAGCGGGTACATCAAAAAGCTGATCATCAGGAACGAAGTCAATCTCATGCTTAGGATCAATGTCAGGATCAAACTCATCATCAAACTCAAAGTCCTGTGGAGGAACATGTGCGGCAGACATAGCCGTGTCAGAATCAGAATCGGTGGGATAACGCTGCAATCCCAGTGCGTGCAAAGTAGTAGATGACACAGAATGATCAGATGAAATCTCAATGATAGGAATCTCAATAAGCGGAACAGCAGTGACATCGTCGACTGGAGCTCCATCACCCTAGGCCTCCTCAGGGGGACCCTCAATAAAAAGATCGATATTATCGTCAGACATGGCATCAAAAGGCAGATCCTCGAGAGGAAATGCCGCAAGAGGAAGAGGGGCGAGGATCGGGACCACGGCCTGCTCATCGTCGGgatgtctgaggatgataagatCCAGGTCAGGAATAGGAATGAAAAATGGATCCTCGTCGAGTAGACCATCAGCTAGTGGTATATCATCGCCAAAATCAGGTAAAGcaaatggctggaaatcatcgTCATCGCTACTCTCAGTGTCGGAAGTGAAAATCTCAGGGTCCGGACAATCTCATCGTCCGAAACTATGGCCATAGGGTCTACGGTATCTGACAGCTCACTCTCAGATGAGGACATGGTGCCTGTAACAAAACgatcacaacatatgcacatatatcaacaatcatcagaTAAGCAGTAACAATGTAAGTATGtattcatcctagtcttcccagactatcccacccaacctctcagactgaactacctagcctctcagactaaactcccaagtttctcaaactgaactacccagtctctcagactaacttcccagtttctcaaactgaacAATATCCTTGAAATAtgatttgtgccttttgtttgtaaaaatgtttgttccctggatctggacgtttatgtatgcaatgtaaacatgtttgaaaacattttcgtgagagccctaatgatcgtagtctagactcgtgaaagaatcctagttcgctacgatcgaagctctgataccaagctgtcacaccctgacctttgcggaagcgtgattattggtgtgactttcttaataccatagcattcaatcataacaacgctatatgatgAAACAAttagatgttcatccataaattaagtttgaaaataACACAACATCATTGTCTGAAATGTCGGCACCAAATTCAAATTataaaccacaacaagttttaaGGAGATCActaagactcgacaaaagactttaaacaaaCCCGAGCTTAGAaccatgtatctcgtccaggagTAAGATACATCTTCTAAACCCTAaagacttggatgacatcttttatttataacgcagcttgaaaacatgcaaacacctgccagatccacttagttccctgaaatacatgtaatttgaaaacatcaacaaaagttaagcgagttcatgtgtttcgtatatgtatgtataaacctttgtaaacagtgtatgtatgtatgtatgtatgtatgtaaatcccgatatgaaagcaaacaaggaagagatcaccaatggtttacAAGGCCACTaatatgtgtgacggtgtaggaaggctcaaacctagcaaatttgtaccgggttTCCGACTGGAAGACAAAGTCACCCTATGGaccaccctggtcctcatgggtgtgggcttgctacacccaaatagatctatcactcatgcccctcggtccttatacgaggattaatggtctcaagtatgcgcctacccattcacatgatctatggtaccttcctaggctaaccataccaattgtatttgtatgtaatccttttgtaatatgtatttcacccccgaagttaataaacaaaacagtttaaagaaaagggggacatgaactcacagttttgcgtcttcggtactcgtaactcaaatctcgtcagcaaacacgactacctacaatgtactaggatctattagacgaacgggtcgtgccttgccttagAATTAACGTttctgagttacgtttctttcatgtcttcaatgatattccaagttataattacttgttaaaataataattattttaactctaaatatattaaattttggaataatttgttaaacaatattttgtactaatacttctcaagtatttatacttatatttcattcccaaggatgggggtatctcatacatgtattttcgtatgCTTGTATTTTTTAAGTATACTTATACGTAATTATTCCGGAGTATTGAACAAATATCCAATATTCCAAAACACATGTTTTAaggaatattacttagaaaaattattcataatttttcttttggtaaaactatttgtagttccaaattaatatattttcaagtctcacctTAGAAAATACAaaacttattttgtccaaaaatgatgtatttcaagaaaatatatatttttctcaaaaatcatatatcttctagatattctaagaaaatatatttttacttttcaaaaataatatattttctccttgtcgaaaatatgatatactttgtaataataacaaaaatcatattttcatttctttcgtatccaaaataatatttaccaaaaacatatttataacggtattttccggaatattttgtaagttacgttcttgccttcggtttcacaatattaagtGGGTAATTTATATAtgtattccttgtgatttttggtattattttggattgtaaatttcttggtattttgttaagttatattactttaaatcctaaaataatataactaatacacaaagtatacaaataatcacaaacaatgtgtctttaatgtaaatatatattttaaatacatatttatccatttttatttataaaaaccaacctccaatacttgtatttttgtaacaaaatctatggcaaagtttatattgaaaaccatagttaaaacacacttgtaaatatttgtttagaaaatatttttctaagtgtttatatttttagaaaattttgccatagtttcccctaaaaatggaggtgtccatgctatcaaagcatatcattttcttttcaaagtcatcacaaacaatcaacaatcaatctacaCTTACCGAGTGCCAAACAATGTTATCTACttaataatcatgaacttgaactttcataaaaacttgtagtaacttggtagtgtgtttagtaggtttagttaccctttaaagtgtgtttacttctttaaaaatctcattcttggaagatttaggtgtttacaacttgtaaacatgttttacaaaaacatttctttatgacatcttcttgtttcacaagtgtttatacacttgttttacCACCAAAAATAGTGTATGTTTAAGTAAGAACCAAATCTATGTAAATCTTGtcatttaacttggtttctttggaaaactattTTTGAAATCATCCAAGTTTATGTCTAGTAATCATGTTATATGCTTCATTATTCATAAAATCATTTTCatacttcaagttcatgaaaacataaagcatgatgatcttggtctttcacaagatcaccaccttaacttactagatcatgtgtttaatcacaatctagtgggtttcttatgatgtctaacatcactaacataAATAATTAATCATCTAGAAGCAAATCAACTCTAATCATCATGTATCCATATGgttttaagcttatgttaaagtttCATGATTAAGTTCTTTAGTGTGCTTCATGATTAACAATGTTCATTATCTtttaaaaatcaaagtatgaagtaaaaacaagttacaaggagcttactactagcacaagggctagggaagaacactagAAGATTATGATGgcaaaagtgatggataaaagcaaatgggaaaggtccttcaagatccaagacCACCAAGCTTGCTTGTAAACCTTCTTGCACCTTTGTGAGTGTATGGAATGGATGATCAAGAtgggatgatgatggtggtgttggtggatgtggttcggccgagagggaagcaagggagggagagagagatgaaGGTGAAGTGTAGGTGATGATAATGAACCCTAGAACTTCTTATAACCATCTTATAGTTTTACCCAATGGTTAATGTGTCCCCCAAAGTACTAATCAAATCTCTAACAAAATCAAAGGAGATTTAGTGTGATCAAGGGTGGGCCACACCCTTGATGACGTGAACATGAGGGGGGGGCTATTAGTTGTGATTTGATGGTAAGTTAGATAATCTAGTTAGTTTTCAAGTATAATGTTTAGTGTTTAAGTGTGTtatgtgttatatagtgtgttagggtgttcggggatcataactagctcggaaataataaaacaatgcttctagtataattttggtgtttcgtgtagtgtccggttgttcggttagataccggttcgttaaagtgtcaaactattccgtttagtgttctttaagtacccttttgtgacacttttaattcccgacacttaggaaggcattcaggaccatttagtcatgttTTTGCATGGTACAAActtgttaaaaagctgatttttgctgaaaaatgctgaattcagcactttaagtgggttttaggcactttccagcacttaaactatcacctagtgaagccgttttgtgatcctcactttcctacacactatactagtgtaataccttgtctctggcccatacggggtctcaaaacactgtttgtctatgtactgaacatcgtcagcatttttctgagttatccgctaactgtgctaaccgtgctttgtgcatcgtttatgtcactaaagtttgtatgtaaaaatgatgtgacagtatgaaatgtgatgcacatgtaagtatgatgcagaaatcagaaagcagtcatttgtaattcagcacagtcattaagcactaatcatggttaattaaattgtacggatgcctggatttttgacggttgtcacactTGTTTGACCACTGTTCTCCAACTGTACTGTCGGATAAAATGGCTTTTTAACTATTTAATGTTTGTATATATGATCCGTAGGGAGGTGCTACTCGAGTATATAAATACGTCAACGGAGATGGTGCAAAAGCTACTACAAGTGCTCATCGGGAACCTTCGGGTAAAACTAGACGACTCAAGACTCCTTGAGCTTATGGGTTTTAATCTGGTGAACATGAACTTCTACCCACCTTATCCGAACCCAGACCTAACCATAGGCGTGGGGAGTCTCTCGGATGCAGGCATGCTAACAGTGCTTCTACAATGGCATTGGTGGATTATACGTGAAAAAAGGTGATCAAAATGCATCGGTGGGAAATGAAGTGTGGGTTGAGATTCCACCCATGAATGGTGCTTTGGTCATTAATGTTGGTGATTCActacaggttagacacttagatgtCATGCAAAAACTAATATTCCTTACCAAACAAATGAACAATTTGTCGTTAACTTAGTATTTTGATATGTTTATGTTAGATTTTAAGCAATGGGAGGTACATAAGTGCAGAACACATAGTGCGAACCACGGACGTCGAGTCAAGAGTGTCAGTCCCAAGATTCATCGGACCACTGCTCATAACAAAAATTGGAGGTTTCCTGAGCTGGTGCCTTGTGATGGGGTGGCTCGATATAAGGAAGTCATATATGGAGAGTACTTGAAAAACTACTTTGAGAAGTCTCTTGATGGAAAGAAGTCCCTTGATTTTGCATCTATTTGATTAACACGGAACCGTTTGAGACCAAGTTATATTCCCTCTTAAAGACTTTCTTATGTTTAATAAAAGACTTATTTGTAATAATAAGCAAGC belongs to Helianthus annuus cultivar XRQ/B chromosome 5, HanXRQr2.0-SUNRISE, whole genome shotgun sequence and includes:
- the LOC118492468 gene encoding uncharacterized protein LOC118492468, whose product is MSKCAPEHQVTYISRLFLDGALSWWNLQVQTLGEVVAYAMSWDEMKELMRKKYCSRAEIQKLETEFWNLKMDGPKIVEYVQRFHDLSRIVPYMVDPEFKRIERFIWGLAPQIMSTVTTSKPATITEAIDLSVALTEEAIRKFSNFKKGTSSANKKKDVNPPVEVKTGAENKGKGYMGTLPKCNACQLNHNGRCRAEKCESCGKVGHSKETCLVGTGRGSQRGYGNGSNNCGGNGYGNRPQRRNGGNGNHGNFGNQAGSGNRGANNNQGGNGKDNDQGTGCFNCGDIGHFKRECPKINQAHGRVFNIEAREARQDPNLLYQICMALHDIRMSASLVAALLSSRRPSHRPKNLVHKEPVW